Within Phycisphaerales bacterium, the genomic segment ACACCGAGCTATGCCACATGTCGTTCCGTCCGCCAGGAGAAAGCTGGGACTCACCGCGGAACACCGGCGCCCCCATGCCGGAGTCCGCTCGAACCCCAAAAGAGTAAGGTTTGGGCGGCGATCTCGCAACGGTCGGAGGTCCTACGCGGGGGGTATGAGCGCATCCTGCGACCGGTCGCAGTTACGTGGCATCGCAGTTCAGCTACGATTCGTGTTGACGGTTCCCGGGCGGGACGGCCTTGCCGGCAGAAAGAGTTTTTACCTGCCCACGAGCCGGTCCCCCGCGGTTGGCAGAATCGTCAGGGTTGCGTCGCTCCACTCGGCTACCGCAAGGGTCCGGCCGGTAAAACGCTGCACGACGCGCAGTTCTCCGAGGTCGCGATCCCCGCGGCGCAGCGTGAGTCGCATGCCTACGTAGCTGCGCGACATTTCGATCGTGGCGAGTCGCTGCTCACCATCCACGTAACGCACGTGGCCTTCCGTGGGCTTCATGCTCAACACCGCCCGACCGCGCTCCAGTGCCGCGACAAAGCGTGGCTGTTCCCAGGGCGGCAACGTACTGATCGTGCGGTCGAGCAGCGGAACTCCCAGGGGGGAGTCGATTTCAGCCAGAGCGGCGGCGGCACCGAGGCCCAGGCGCAGATCGGCATCGCGCAGCAGGTCGACAAGCACCGGCTCCGCGACCTCCAAGCGCAGCTCCCGCAGCACCTCCAGCGCGAGCAGGCGATCGCGCGGTGACTGGGCGGCGAGGTGGGTTCGCCAGTCGCCCGCGCTGAAGAGCACATCTTCCGTGAGGAATGTCGGCGTGTGGCGGTAATAGATCTCGAGCGTCAGCGTTGCGATCGCGGTCGCATACACCCGGCCGCCCATCCGGCCGAACAGCCCCCAGTTGGAACCGAAGGGGACCCAGCTCCCGAAAGTGTGTTTGCGCAGCCCATCGCGTGTCAGTTCGCGCTCCTGCAGTGGCAGGATCTCATCGCGCAGGCGGGCGTTCCAGCGCTCCCAATCCTGGCCGCCGCGTTGGAACATAGCCAGCGTGCCATAGTACCAGTAGTACTCGTTGTGGAACTGGGTCGGATCGCGGCCCCGGGCCCGTGCCGCGGAGGGCAGGTGGTCGAGCAGGAGACCACGCTGGCGTAGTGGCTGAGGAGCGTCAAGACGCCAACCCAGCATCTGCGTGCTCATCAGCCCAGCGGCGAACATCCCCGGTCCATGCTGGTAGCGGGGGCGATAATTGTCGTCGAGCCGGAAACCGGTGCCCGAGTCGGCGTAGCGTACGCGGCCGTCGGGTTCGGTGGCCCGCTGGAAGTGCAACGCCGCGCGGATCAGCGTGTTACGGGGTACGTCTACTTCGACCGCGAGGCAGGCGTGCAGGGCCTGCACCATCCACGCGGTGATGGACGAATCATTCCGCCCCGTGTTCGGTGCCCGGCGGTAGTCCCAGCCGCCGAGGGCCTGTTGACTAGCGACCAGGTTCTGCACGGCGCGTTCCAAGGCCGGCCGCACCCGGTCGTCACCAGAGAGCGCGAGGTACTCAGCCAATGCGAGCGTGGCGAGCGCGTCGTTGTAGCCGGCCATCGCGTCGCTTACACCGAAGCCGCCGGCCGCCACCTGAAATTGTAACAGGGCATCCACGGCGCTGCGCACGACCAACGGATACGGGCCGGTTTGGTCCGTATATCCCGCTCCGAGAAACGCAAGCAGTGCCAATCCCGTCAGGCCGGGGTCGAGATCGACATTGAGCCGGGTGACGGCGACGCCCCCACAGCGATCACCAGCGGGACACTGCCGGTCAAAGTGCAGCCGGCTCCACGTGCCATCGGGTGCCTGGTGTGCCGCAAGCCAGGCCAAGCCGGCCTCGACGGCGCCCTCGGTCTGCTGGGAACCGCCGTAGCGTGTCACGCCACGGCGGCGGGCCTCCTCAGAGCGGTCCCACTCCTCCTCCGCTGGATCGCCGGGCAGGGGGCTGCCGGAGGGGCGCGGCGGCAGCCGCTCCGGTGGTGCGGCGGGCTTCGCCTGGGGGGCGGCTCCCTCCTGCGTACGGCGGCGATCCACAATGGGCCCGGTCGGTACAGCGGGTGGCTCAACTTGGGGCGGGCGTGCCGGGCGCGTGGCCGTGGAGCGTGTGGTTACGGGGGGTCGGGGTGCCGGCAAAGCAGAGACATCAAGCGGCGGTGCCGGTGGCGGCGGTTCGAGACCATCGACCGAGGAGGACCAGAACAGCAGCGGTACTGTGATACAGAGGATGCCAAGCAGGCAGAGCAGGGCAAGGCCCAAGCCCCAAGGCCAGCGGCGCGGCGCGCGCGGGCTGGATTGTGGGTTGGCCATGCGAGTGCGCTCCCGGGTGCGAACGGCGCGGCGGCCTCTAGTCCGCGCTGCCCGGCCAGAGCCACTGCACGAGCTGCTGCGTCTCGTACGCCACCCACTCCACGCCATTGCGATAGGGTGGCTGACGGCTTTCCGGCACATTCCCCGCCTTGACGAAGGCCGCAGCGTGGTGCTCGGCGAGCCACTGCTCCCATGCGAACGGGTTGCCGTGGTGGGTTTCGCCGGTC encodes:
- a CDS encoding terpene cyclase/mutase family protein, whose product is MANPQSSPRAPRRWPWGLGLALLCLLGILCITVPLLFWSSSVDGLEPPPPAPPLDVSALPAPRPPVTTRSTATRPARPPQVEPPAVPTGPIVDRRRTQEGAAPQAKPAAPPERLPPRPSGSPLPGDPAEEEWDRSEEARRRGVTRYGGSQQTEGAVEAGLAWLAAHQAPDGTWSRLHFDRQCPAGDRCGGVAVTRLNVDLDPGLTGLALLAFLGAGYTDQTGPYPLVVRSAVDALLQFQVAAGGFGVSDAMAGYNDALATLALAEYLALSGDDRVRPALERAVQNLVASQQALGGWDYRRAPNTGRNDSSITAWMVQALHACLAVEVDVPRNTLIRAALHFQRATEPDGRVRYADSGTGFRLDDNYRPRYQHGPGMFAAGLMSTQMLGWRLDAPQPLRQRGLLLDHLPSAARARGRDPTQFHNEYYWYYGTLAMFQRGGQDWERWNARLRDEILPLQERELTRDGLRKHTFGSWVPFGSNWGLFGRMGGRVYATAIATLTLEIYYRHTPTFLTEDVLFSAGDWRTHLAAQSPRDRLLALEVLRELRLEVAEPVLVDLLRDADLRLGLGAAAALAEIDSPLGVPLLDRTISTLPPWEQPRFVAALERGRAVLSMKPTEGHVRYVDGEQRLATIEMSRSYVGMRLTLRRGDRDLGELRVVQRFTGRTLAVAEWSDATLTILPTAGDRLVGR